One genomic region from Candidatus Manganitrophaceae bacterium encodes:
- the ilvN gene encoding acetolactate synthase small subunit produces the protein MQHIISVLVENKFGALSRISGLFSGRGFNIETLSVGPTLDPSVSMMTIVTEGEDRIIEQITKQLNKLVDVIKVVDLIEKAYVERETALIKVNARPEDRAEALRVADIFRANIVDSSPNTYTIEITGDVNKVEAIINLLRPLGIKELIRTGRIAIAREEVKIAAVRGNLDRRVLSGQAK, from the coding sequence ATGCAGCATATTATATCTGTTCTTGTCGAGAATAAGTTTGGAGCCCTGTCCCGTATTTCAGGGCTTTTTTCTGGAAGGGGGTTTAACATAGAAACCCTTTCCGTAGGACCGACTCTGGATCCTTCGGTTTCAATGATGACGATTGTCACAGAGGGCGAAGACCGAATCATTGAGCAGATCACAAAACAGCTCAATAAGCTGGTGGATGTGATTAAGGTGGTTGACCTGATCGAGAAGGCTTATGTTGAAAGGGAGACCGCGCTCATCAAAGTAAATGCCCGCCCGGAAGATCGGGCGGAGGCCTTAAGAGTGGCCGATATTTTTCGCGCGAATATCGTCGATTCCTCACCCAATACATATACGATCGAAATCACCGGGGATGTGAACAAGGTTGAGGCCATTATCAACCTTCTCCGGCCTCTGGGGATAAAGGAATTGATCCGAACGGGTAGAATCGCGATTGCGCGTGAAGAGGTAAAAATAGCGGCGGTCAGGGGAAATTTAGATCGAAGAGTATTGTCGGGTCAGGCGAAGTAG